Proteins co-encoded in one Halorussus lipolyticus genomic window:
- a CDS encoding endonuclease NucS domain-containing protein gives MTQTVRVYAGECTVTYHGSDELRIQRGRVVVVHKPDGTVLVHDAEGYQPVAWLTRSSAVHLEQTEDGEFALIAVDDGERLRVESEGDSARASHDVTPAGTAVGTCPDCDGTLVRARGAVTCLDCRAEYPLPRDAGMADSTCDCGLPRMSVVRGARFEICVDRECEDLDAAVRERFDREWACPDCGADLRVVRERTLFLRCEDHPDCDETFALPRETVSGACECGLPEVGGGGSASDEATRCLDSNCDEDRSSPRTPETDR, from the coding sequence GTGACTCAGACCGTTCGCGTCTACGCCGGAGAGTGTACCGTCACCTACCACGGAAGCGACGAACTCCGCATCCAGCGAGGCCGCGTCGTGGTCGTCCACAAGCCCGACGGGACCGTCCTCGTCCACGACGCCGAGGGGTATCAGCCAGTCGCGTGGCTCACCCGGTCGAGCGCAGTCCACCTCGAACAGACCGAGGACGGCGAGTTCGCCCTCATCGCGGTGGACGACGGCGAACGCCTCCGGGTCGAGAGCGAGGGCGATTCGGCGCGCGCCAGTCACGACGTGACCCCGGCAGGAACGGCGGTGGGCACCTGTCCCGACTGCGACGGGACCCTCGTCCGCGCTCGCGGGGCAGTCACCTGCCTCGACTGCCGGGCCGAGTACCCCCTGCCGCGCGACGCCGGGATGGCCGACTCGACGTGCGACTGCGGCCTGCCCCGGATGTCCGTGGTCCGAGGAGCGCGCTTCGAAATCTGCGTGGACCGGGAGTGCGAGGACCTCGACGCCGCGGTGCGCGAGCGATTCGACCGCGAGTGGGCGTGTCCCGACTGCGGGGCCGACCTGCGAGTCGTCCGCGAGCGCACCCTGTTTCTGCGGTGCGAGGACCACCCCGACTGCGACGAGACCTTTGCCCTTCCTCGGGAGACGGTCTCCGGGGCCTGCGAGTGCGGACTGCCGGAGGTCGGAGGTGGCGGGTCCGCCAGTGACGAGGCCACTCGCTGTCTCGACTCGAACTGCGACGAGGACCGGTCGTCGCCTCGGACCCCGGAGACTGACAGGTAG
- a CDS encoding DUF7342 family protein, with translation MTGSDVSDGPPPFEDAFSSDDAEQQIYAEMLQTRTPTAASAIAETVGCDPKTARKYLRWFAELGIVTRHEGHPTTYERNDSYFEWRRINRLAAEHSAEELRRHVRERSEKIAAYESEYDASTPDEVDALRVADSRTDKSIDDVYDDLGDWQTARRERRQYERARQRRTGSTEQASG, from the coding sequence ATGACTGGTTCCGACGTTTCGGACGGCCCGCCTCCGTTCGAGGACGCCTTCAGTAGCGACGACGCCGAGCAACAGATTTACGCGGAGATGCTTCAGACTCGGACCCCGACTGCGGCGAGCGCAATCGCGGAAACTGTCGGTTGCGACCCCAAAACTGCCCGGAAGTATCTCCGATGGTTCGCGGAACTCGGAATCGTCACCCGACACGAGGGACACCCGACTACCTACGAGCGCAACGATTCGTACTTCGAGTGGCGGCGCATCAATCGACTCGCGGCCGAACACTCGGCCGAGGAGCTTCGACGCCACGTCCGAGAGCGCTCCGAGAAGATAGCGGCCTACGAATCCGAGTACGACGCATCGACCCCTGACGAGGTCGATGCGCTTCGAGTCGCGGATTCGAGAACGGACAAGAGCATCGACGACGTGTACGACGACCTCGGAGACTGGCAGACGGCCCGCCGCGAGCGTCGGCAGTACGAACGCGCCCGCCAGCGACGTACCGGGTCCACCGAACAGGCTTCCGGATAG
- a CDS encoding HAD family hydrolase translates to MQSKAVLFDMDGVIVNSERYWVEIEDEEILPSAVEGSADTSETTGMNFREIYDYLEERHEMTASKDEFVDRYQQAARDIYGEKVDLQDGFRDLVTDLREEGRTVALVSSSPHDWIDRMLERFDLREEFDRIISAEEIDGKSKPEPDVYEYAAEEVGVEPAECIAVEDSTNGVKSAKAAGMQAVGYRNQSDDELDLSEADAVAESPEELREILLSE, encoded by the coding sequence GTGCAATCGAAGGCTGTGCTGTTCGACATGGACGGCGTTATCGTGAACTCCGAACGCTACTGGGTCGAAATCGAGGACGAGGAGATTCTCCCCTCGGCGGTCGAAGGGTCGGCCGACACCTCGGAGACGACCGGGATGAACTTCCGGGAAATCTACGACTACCTCGAAGAACGCCACGAGATGACCGCGAGCAAAGACGAGTTCGTGGACCGCTACCAGCAGGCCGCCCGCGACATCTACGGCGAGAAGGTGGACCTACAGGACGGGTTCCGTGACCTCGTGACCGACCTCCGCGAGGAGGGCCGGACCGTCGCGCTGGTGTCCTCCTCGCCCCACGACTGGATAGACCGGATGCTGGAGCGATTCGACCTGCGCGAGGAGTTCGACCGAATCATCAGCGCCGAGGAAATCGACGGCAAGAGCAAGCCCGAACCCGACGTGTACGAGTACGCCGCCGAGGAGGTCGGGGTCGAACCGGCCGAGTGCATCGCGGTGGAGGACTCCACCAACGGCGTAAAGTCGGCGAAAGCGGCGGGGATGCAGGCCGTGGGCTATCGGAACCAGTCGGACGACGAATTGGACCTCTCGGAGGCTGACGCGGTGGCGGAGTCGCCCGAGGAACTGCGCGAGATACTGCTGAGCGAGTGA
- a CDS encoding spondin domain-containing protein yields MTDDSTPTNSTRTNSTLTSRRTVLTGIAATLSTATVVGAQETTTEEGETTTGDETTTEAETTTERGETRTFEVRIVNISGPNALTPEDGEPGPVVLSPGAYAVHTPAVQLFAPGESASAGLEALAEDGDPTTLGEEVTGADGILESGAFDTPIAGGEPGPIGPGSAYGFRFEAAPGERLSFATMFVPSNDLFFAPGPQGIELFRNGDAVSGEVTEQVALWDAGTEQNEEPGTGPNQAPRQSGPDTGPDEDAPVRRIEEVDDGYEYPSVSDSIQVLVVPEGGDLGGQTTAEGETTTGAGGTTTTTN; encoded by the coding sequence ATGACGGACGATTCGACCCCCACTAATTCGACCCGCACAAATTCGACCCTTACGAGTCGCAGAACGGTACTGACGGGCATCGCGGCCACGCTATCGACCGCAACCGTCGTCGGGGCACAGGAGACGACGACCGAGGAGGGCGAGACCACGACAGGCGACGAGACCACAACGGAGGCCGAGACGACCACCGAACGAGGAGAGACCCGGACCTTCGAGGTCCGAATCGTGAACATCTCGGGACCGAACGCGCTGACGCCGGAGGACGGCGAACCGGGACCGGTCGTCCTCTCTCCGGGTGCCTACGCGGTCCACACCCCGGCGGTCCAGTTGTTCGCCCCCGGCGAGTCGGCCAGCGCCGGACTGGAGGCCCTCGCGGAGGACGGCGACCCGACGACGCTCGGCGAGGAGGTTACGGGTGCGGACGGGATTCTCGAAAGCGGCGCGTTCGACACGCCCATCGCCGGCGGGGAACCCGGACCAATCGGCCCCGGTTCTGCCTACGGCTTCCGGTTCGAGGCCGCGCCGGGCGAGCGCCTCTCGTTCGCCACGATGTTCGTGCCCTCGAACGACCTGTTCTTCGCGCCCGGACCGCAGGGCATCGAACTGTTCCGGAACGGCGACGCCGTCTCCGGGGAGGTGACCGAACAGGTCGCGCTCTGGGACGCGGGCACCGAGCAGAACGAGGAGCCGGGGACCGGACCGAATCAGGCCCCGCGCCAGTCCGGACCGGACACCGGTCCCGACGAGGACGCGCCGGTCCGGCGCATTGAGGAGGTAGACGACGGCTACGAGTACCCCAGCGTCTCCGATTCGATTCAGGTGCTGGTCGTGCCCGAGGGCGGTGACCTCGGCGGCCAGACCACGGCAGAGGGTGAGACCACGACCGGCGCAGGAGGGACAACCACTACGACGAATTAG
- the endA gene encoding tRNA-intron lyase — protein sequence MDGRLRDDEVVVGGDARQRYYDSSGYGRPLGGQEIALSRVEAAYLLFKGDLDSVGGMNFRELLADADDEITTRFLVYADLRDRGFYLSPARDGWVDGPRSTSDFVVYPRGKGPWDDAVLYQVRVVGERADVPADELGDVVLAVVDEESEITYLETDRADLRGSSETDLPRGVPADLLDDRVLIWDPPEVLHQRGFYGQSLDDHDGGRNRPDALQLSLVEAAYLADEGVISLSGDDEGTDAATAVRERGRAVEGQRFDRRRRIYRALRERGVVPKTGFKFGSDFRTYADVESADDLGHSECLVRVLPTDHVFSPRDLALDVRLAHGVRKRMVFALVGPDDEITDWISVGRLTP from the coding sequence ATGGACGGACGCCTGCGAGACGACGAAGTGGTGGTCGGCGGTGACGCCCGCCAGCGCTACTACGACTCCAGCGGGTACGGCAGGCCCCTCGGCGGACAGGAAATCGCGCTGTCGCGGGTCGAGGCCGCCTACCTGCTGTTCAAGGGCGACTTGGACTCGGTTGGAGGAATGAACTTTCGGGAACTCCTCGCCGACGCGGACGACGAGATTACGACGCGGTTTCTGGTCTACGCCGACCTGCGCGACCGGGGGTTCTACCTCTCGCCCGCCCGAGACGGGTGGGTGGACGGGCCGCGGTCCACCTCCGACTTCGTGGTCTACCCGCGGGGCAAGGGACCGTGGGACGATGCGGTCCTCTACCAAGTCCGGGTGGTCGGGGAGCGCGCCGACGTGCCCGCCGACGAGTTGGGCGACGTGGTGCTGGCGGTGGTGGACGAGGAGAGCGAAATCACCTACCTCGAAACCGACCGGGCCGACCTCAGGGGCAGTTCCGAGACCGACCTCCCGCGGGGCGTCCCGGCCGACCTGCTGGACGACCGCGTGCTGATTTGGGACCCGCCGGAGGTCCTGCACCAGCGAGGGTTCTACGGCCAGTCGCTGGACGACCACGACGGCGGTCGGAACCGGCCGGACGCCCTCCAGTTGTCGCTGGTCGAAGCGGCCTATCTCGCCGACGAGGGCGTCATCTCGCTGAGTGGCGACGACGAGGGAACTGACGCGGCGACGGCGGTCCGCGAACGCGGCCGAGCGGTCGAGGGCCAGCGATTCGACCGACGACGACGGATTTACCGGGCGCTCCGGGAGCGCGGCGTCGTGCCCAAGACCGGGTTCAAGTTCGGGTCGGACTTCCGGACCTACGCCGACGTGGAGTCGGCCGACGACTTGGGCCACTCGGAGTGTCTGGTCAGGGTACTGCCGACCGACCACGTTTTCTCGCCCCGTGACCTCGCGCTCGACGTGCGACTGGCCCACGGGGTCCGAAAGCGAATGGTCTTCGCGCTCGTCGGCCCAGACGACGAGATAACCGATTGGATTTCGGTGGGCCGACTCACGCCGTGA
- a CDS encoding DEAD/DEAH box helicase — MEVAEVVPEFAEAFPFEEFNRMQREVLPALLESEDNVVASAPTASGKTALAELAICRTLQAGGTALFIAPMRALTNEKESEWERFEELGYSVYVVTGERDLNPRRAERADILVMTPEKTDSATRKHDSRRYAFIREVDCCVIDEVHLLDSEKRGSVLEVTVSRLRRLSDPRVVALSATMPNVSDVADWLDAPPDNTFAFGDDYRPVDLNSGVKTYTHGDNSFADKYRRLYRALDLAEPHIREDGQALVFVSSRQDTVQAAKKARDELAERDVPVGARGDYDFHNEANDLQNDTLRKSVLDGVAFHHAGLSKSDKDRVEEWFKQGKIELLFSTSTLAWGVNLPARCVVLRDTKLHDPLEGEVDMSPLDILQMLGRAGRPEYDDVGYGWVVCDHSEADKYRRLLREGKEIESRLAEDLDAHLNAEIAMGTIRDLGDVIDWLETTFYHVRATSNPDAYGFDDLRADLRSRVREALERLDHRGFVDIGDDLGVSATPLGRLASKFYLRLDTAEEFHTLADREIIEAEDVLRTVADAAEFDSVSARQSEREAVDSVLVGHTADDLEPGARKILAILRSTMSGSTPAELRSDAWVITQNALRLLSALRAFLERFDRPHAANLARRVEARIEHGVSDDAVGLTAIDGVGSGRASKLAKENIATPAGVREAGEEGLVSAGLSAGVAEAVLESARKLPRVAIEWGDFPDAIAKGENDMQEVTVENTGQGAQAGIRVTVNGVEMTETTTYLDGEETVPVGVFGGTDDEMQYVVEVTFAELPLLPVTSSRTVRVE, encoded by the coding sequence ATGGAAGTCGCCGAGGTCGTCCCAGAGTTCGCCGAGGCGTTCCCGTTCGAGGAGTTCAACCGGATGCAGAGAGAGGTTCTGCCCGCCCTCCTCGAAAGCGAGGACAACGTGGTCGCCAGCGCGCCGACCGCGAGCGGGAAGACCGCGCTCGCGGAACTCGCCATCTGCCGGACGCTCCAAGCGGGCGGGACCGCCCTGTTCATCGCGCCGATGCGGGCGCTGACCAACGAGAAGGAGAGCGAGTGGGAGCGGTTCGAGGAGTTGGGCTACTCGGTCTACGTCGTCACCGGCGAGCGCGACCTGAACCCGCGCCGCGCCGAGCGCGCCGACATCCTCGTGATGACCCCCGAGAAGACCGACTCGGCGACGCGAAAGCACGACTCGCGGCGCTACGCCTTCATCCGCGAGGTCGATTGCTGTGTCATCGACGAGGTGCATCTCCTCGATTCGGAGAAGCGCGGGAGCGTCCTCGAAGTCACCGTCTCGCGCCTGCGCCGTCTCTCGGACCCCCGAGTCGTTGCACTCTCGGCGACGATGCCGAACGTCTCGGACGTGGCCGATTGGCTCGACGCGCCCCCGGACAACACCTTCGCGTTCGGCGACGACTACCGCCCGGTGGACCTCAACTCGGGCGTCAAGACCTACACCCACGGCGACAACTCTTTCGCCGACAAGTACCGGCGACTCTACCGCGCGCTGGACCTCGCCGAACCACACATCCGCGAGGACGGCCAAGCCCTCGTCTTCGTTTCCTCCCGGCAGGACACCGTGCAGGCCGCCAAGAAGGCCCGCGACGAACTCGCCGAACGCGACGTGCCGGTCGGCGCGCGCGGCGACTACGATTTCCACAACGAGGCCAACGACCTCCAGAACGACACCCTCCGGAAGTCGGTGCTGGACGGCGTTGCCTTCCACCACGCGGGCCTCTCCAAGAGCGACAAGGACAGGGTAGAAGAGTGGTTCAAGCAGGGCAAAATCGAACTCCTCTTTTCGACCTCCACCCTCGCGTGGGGCGTCAACCTGCCCGCCAGATGCGTCGTCTTGCGGGATACCAAACTCCACGACCCCCTCGAAGGGGAAGTAGACATGAGTCCCCTCGACATCCTCCAGATGCTCGGCCGGGCGGGCCGCCCCGAGTACGACGACGTGGGTTACGGGTGGGTGGTCTGCGACCACTCGGAGGCCGACAAGTACCGCAGGCTCCTCCGCGAGGGCAAGGAAATCGAGTCCCGGCTGGCGGAAGACTTAGACGCCCACCTCAACGCCGAAATCGCCATGGGGACCATCCGGGACCTCGGCGACGTAATCGATTGGCTCGAAACCACCTTCTACCACGTCCGGGCTACGTCCAATCCCGACGCCTACGGCTTCGACGACCTGCGAGCGGACCTCCGAAGTCGAGTCCGGGAAGCCCTCGAACGACTCGACCACCGGGGCTTCGTGGACATCGGCGACGACCTCGGCGTCTCGGCCACGCCGCTCGGCAGACTCGCCTCGAAGTTCTACCTCCGACTCGACACCGCCGAGGAGTTCCACACCCTCGCCGACCGGGAGATAATCGAGGCCGAGGACGTCCTCCGAACCGTCGCCGACGCCGCCGAGTTCGACAGCGTGAGCGCCCGGCAATCCGAGCGCGAGGCCGTCGATTCCGTGCTGGTCGGCCACACCGCCGACGACCTCGAACCCGGCGCGCGAAAGATTCTGGCCATCCTGCGCTCGACCATGAGCGGTTCGACCCCCGCCGAACTCCGGAGCGACGCGTGGGTCATCACCCAGAACGCGCTCCGCCTGCTGTCCGCGCTCCGGGCCTTCCTCGAACGCTTCGACCGACCGCACGCCGCCAACCTCGCCCGGCGCGTCGAGGCCCGCATCGAACACGGCGTCAGCGACGACGCGGTGGGCCTCACCGCCATCGACGGCGTGGGGTCTGGCCGCGCGAGCAAACTGGCCAAGGAGAATATCGCCACCCCGGCCGGGGTCCGCGAGGCCGGAGAGGAGGGCCTCGTCTCGGCGGGCCTCAGCGCGGGCGTCGCCGAGGCGGTCCTCGAAAGCGCCCGGAAACTCCCCCGCGTGGCTATCGAGTGGGGCGACTTCCCCGACGCCATCGCCAAGGGCGAGAACGACATGCAGGAAGTCACCGTCGAGAACACCGGACAAGGCGCGCAGGCCGGGATTCGCGTGACGGTCAACGGCGTCGAGATGACCGAGACGACCACCTACTTGGACGGCGAGGAGACCGTTCCGGTCGGCGTCTTCGGCGGCACCGACGACGAGATGCAGTACGTCGTGGAAGTCACGTTCGCAGAACTGCCCCTTCTTCCGGTGACCTCCTCGCGGACCGTGCGGGTCGAATAG